The DNA region TGAATTTTTTATAGAGGGCATATTTGCTTCTTCTATTTCCAAAATAGTCTATTTTTTCCAAGTATTCCTTTTTGATTTCATCAATTGGACTTGGATCTTCTTGATTGTTTTTGGAGTTCATGATTCAATTCCCCATTTAAAATTAGATTTTTAAAATTAGATTTTTAAAATTAGATTTTTAAAATAGATAATTATAATATGAATCTATTAATTCTATTAATTAATATGTTTATAAATTATATAAAATTTTCTTACTATCATAAAAATTTTGCAGATTTAATGAAAATCTGCATAAGAAGTTCATGGAAATTTTATAGGGATTGCATAAGTAATACTAAATATTTATATTTGAGTAAGTTAAATATTTAATATGTTGTATGAAATATCTTATTTTTTAAAAATCTTCTTTTTAAATTAATATTTCATTAACTTAAAATATTTAATCTATTATTTTAACTTTATTGGATTAAGGATTGATTAAATGGATTTAAATTTTGACTTTACAGAAAAAAGAGTAATACTCACAGTATTCTTCTGTATGGCTTTTACCATTGCAAACTTAATTACAGTTAAGATTATTAACATTAATTTCTTAGGTATGGAAACTCCTGCGGGAGTATTGATCTATCCTTTAGTATATATTTTAACTAACGTAATTGCTGATGTATATGGTGAAAGAGTTGCACAAAGAACCCTTGCATTAGGTATTGCTGCTGACGTATTATTCGTATTTATGACTACTTTAATATTATTCTTGCCATCCCCAGATTTCTTTACTGGTGATGCAGCATTATCCTTTGTATTTACTCAAACCCCAAGAATTCTTGTAGCTTCATACATTAGTTATTTAATTGGTAACTTAGTAAATGCAAGGTTGACTACTATTGTAAACAAAGGTAAAAGTTACTCATCTGGTATTAACTTAGCAGTTATTGCATTCAGTCAATTAATCGATAACTTTGTTTTTATCGGTTTAGCATTTGTTGGAATGTACTCTGTAGTGGACATTTTAATAATGATCATCACCCATTGGGCACTCAGTTTAGTATGGACTGTAATTGCACAGCCATTCACTTCAATGACTGTAAGATGGGCTGAAAAAGGAAAACCTGCTGAAGATTAATTAATTTAAAATTACTTATCAGATGAATATTAATTAGTTATATCAAATAAAAAATTAAATTAAAACATTTTTAAAATGTGAATCATTTTGTTTTCACATTTTAATATTTTCTTTTTTTATTGGAATTATATGGATTTATTTCTATTTTTCTATGAGGATATTTTTTTTTTATTAGAATTGTTATTAGGCTTTTTTTTAAATATAGGGTTAATGATGTTTTTAAATAATCATCATCTTTCCTGCATTTGTAAGGTAATATTTTTCATACTGTTTTGTTTGCCCTACCAAACCGTCTTCCATTAGGCTATTGATGTGCTTGTAGACCATAGCTCTTGAAATCCCTACATTCTTTCCAATTAGGATAGCGGTTTGCTCAGACTCTTCAAGGGTTTTTAGAATTTTCATTTTTGTTTTAGAGAGGTTTATGCTTAATTTAGGCATTTGTATCGCTTGGTCATTGAAGCAATAGTAAATGTGGTCTGCCCCTTCCTTATTTGCAACGAAGTTTAAGATGGAACCTATGAAGTTTCCATCAGTTGCAACAAAGATCTCATTTCCTTCTTCTTTTGAATTTCGAATAATGTATGTTAATTGCTTTGAAGCTTCAATGGCACTTGTTGTGCTGATTTTAATGTTTTCCTTCATCATGTACTGGTCAAGCAAGCTTGTTTCATTATAGTTTGTATATACGGATACCAATTTTTCGATTCTATTTTTCATAGCAATATCCAAAAGTTCTTTTCCCTTTAGGTTTGAAATCAGGATTCTCATATAATTCCCTCATTTTTTTTAAAATTTTAAATTTATTAGTGTTCAAGTTTTAATTCTATAATTTGTAGTATTGTTTATAAAATTATTATTTTATTTATTATTTTATTCAATTTTAATTGGCACTTTGTTTTCCGACTGGTGCCGATTAATTGAAATTTAAATTATATTTACACATGAAAATTATTTATAAATTTTTTTAAACAATATTTATTTTTTTACTTAATTTTTCTATATTTTCTATTTTTATTGTAAAATTATTGATTTTGTTCAAATATTTGTAGAAAAATATTATGATCTAATTTTAAATTTTTCCAATGTTTTTTATGAAATTTCCTATTCTTAAACAATTTTCAGTGTTGGAAAAATTAGCTTTTTTCCTTAATAATGGCCTATATTTTTTATTATTATTAAACTTTTCGTTTTTGTCTACCTTTAACATTGACTTGTCTATATTTTATTTTCGTTAATATTTTTTATTTTAAAGCTTTATTTGAGATATTTTCTATTTCTATTTTTAATTTTTTTAAATAGTTTAAAATTTGTATACCTTAAATATTGAATTGTAAATAAAAATTTTTTAAAAATAGGTACCTTTATATTGAATATTATTCAATTTATAATTAGGCATAAATCGGAAAAGGTTTTCCCCTATCATTTATGATGGTGTGATCTTGTCTGGAAATGTCTAAAGATATTATTTAAATTCTTTAAATAATGTTTTACTAATAATTAATTTACTAATATTTACTTATATTTGCTTAGAAATAGCTGAGAATAGTTAAATGTCTTTTGTAGTTAAGTATAGTTAGTTGAAATATAGTTGAATTTTATTAGCTATTTTTAATCAATAATAATTAATTATTAGTTAATTAATTATTTCAAATTTAAAAATATATTAAATTCATTTTTTTATTTAAACAAATGGAGATTAAATTATGTCCTATGTTGATGAAGTAATTGACTTAATTGTTAAAGAGAACCCTGATGAACCTGAGTTTCATCAAGCTGTAAAAGAAGTATTAGAATCTTTAAGAGTCGTAATCGAAGAAAACGAAGAACAATACAGAAAAGATGCACTTTTAGAAAGATTAGTCAACCCAGAAAGACAAATCAAATTCAGAGTCCCTTGGGTAGACGACAACGGTCAAGTACAAGTGAACACCGGTTACAGAGTACAATTCAACAGTGCAATTGGACCTTACAAAGGAGGTCTCCGTTTCCACCCTTCCGTAAATGTTGGTATTATTAAATTCTTAGGATTTGAACAAATCTTCAAAAACTCCTTAACCGGCCTTCCAATTGGTGGAGGTAAAGGAGGATCCAACTTTGACCCTAAAGGAAAATCTGATAGAGAAGTTATGGCATTCTGTCAAAGCTTTATGACTGAACTCTGCAAATACATTGGTGCTGACACTGACGTTCCTGCTGGAGATATCGGTGTAGGTGGTAGAGAAATCGGTTACTTATTCGGCCAATACAAAAGACTCCAAGGTTTATACGAAGGAGTGCTTACTGGTAAAGGATTAACCTTTGGTGGATCTCTTGCAAGAACTGAAGCAACTGGATATGGTTTATTATACTTCACTAACGCAATGTTAAAAGCAAATGACATCGATATTGCTGGAAAAACCATTGCAGTATCTGGTGCAGGTAACGTAGCTATTTACGCAATTCAAAAAGCTCAACAATTAGGCGGTAAACCTGTAACCTGTTCCGATTCCACCGGTTGGATTTACGACCCAGAAGGAATCGACGTAGAATTATTAAAAGAAGTTAAAGAAGTAAGACGTGAAAGATTAACTGCATATGCTGAAGCAAGACCATCCGCTGAATACCACGAAGGTAAAGGTGTATGGACTGTAAAATGTGACATTGCTCTTCCATGTGCTACTCAAAATGAATTACAATTAGAAGATGCTAAAACTTTAGTTGCTAACGGAGTAACTGCAGTTGCTGAAGGTGCAAACATGCCTACTACTATTGAAGCAACCGAATACTTACAAGAAAACGGTGTTTTATTCGCACCAGGTAAAGCTTCCAATGCAGGTGGAGTAGCTACTTCCGCACTTGAAATGTCTCAAAACTCCCAAAGATTATCCTGGACCTTTGAAGAAGTTGACTCAAAACTCCAAGGAATCATGGAAAACATCTTTGCTAATGTTGATGCGGCAGCTAAAGATTACGGATTTGAGAAAAACTATGTAGTTGGAGCTAACATTGCTGGATTCTTAAAAGTAGTTGACGCAATGAATGCTCAAGGAATCGTATAGAACTTCTCTATACTCCCTATTCTTCTTTTTTTTCGAATAGTTTTAAAACTGTTTTTTATTCTTTTTTTATTCTTAATTTATAATCTATTTTTCATTATTTCATTTTTTCAATTCTATTAATTTCTTTTTTTTTAAAAATTTTTATATTTTATTAAAACCAATTTATAATTATGTTAGAACTTAATGAATTATTGGATATTTTCAATGCTGGTGATGCATTGGTTATGGACGTGGAAGCTGCTGATGCATGCAATTATTACAGTATAGAAGCTCAAAAGATCACTTGTGAATTAAATTATAATTTTCATGATTTTGATGAAAGGAGAGAATTGTTCTCTAAGCTAATCGGTAAGGAACTCGATGAGGAATTTAGGGTTTTCACTCCATTTTTCACAGATTTCGGCAAGAACATTCACCTTGGTAAAAATGTCTTTATCAATGCAGGATGCAAGTTCCAAGATCAAGGTGGAATCTATATTGGGGATGATGTGTTGATTGGTCATAATGTTGTTATGGCTACATTAAATCATGATGAAAATCCACAGAATCGGGCTAATTTAATTGCAGCTCCAATCAAGATTGGAAACAATGTTTGGATTGGTTCAAATGCAACAATTTTGCCTGGAGTTACAATAGGTGACGGTGCAATCATTGCAGCCGGGGCAGTTGTGACAAAAGATGTAGATGAATGTTCCATTGTTGCTGGAATTCCTGCTAAATTTATTAGAAAGGTTAAAACAGATGAATAATTGATTTCAATTATTCCTAAACCTTATTAAGTAGAATAATCTTTTTAATGATTTTGAATATAATAATATTATTATAAATTACTTTTATTCACATTTCAATTAGGTGATTGTTTTGACTACATTTGAATCAATAGAAGAAGCAAGAGAATTTTTCAATGGAGATAAATTTGCAGCAAAATTGGGGATTCAGTTAGATGAGCTTGGAGAGGATTATTGCATTTGCAGTGTAGAGGTCAAGGAGGATTTCAGAAACGGTTTCGGTGCTGTAATGGGTGGAGCAATTTTCACTCTTGGAGATTTTGCATTTGCAGTGATGTCCAATCAACTGCATAAGTTGACAGTAGGTCTTCAAGTAAGCATAAACTATTTAAGCGGAGCAAAAGGAGAAAAGCTTATAGCAAAAGCTACAGTCCGTAAAGATGGGAGAACAACCTCTGTCATAAATGTTGACATTACAGATGACACAGGTAGGGAAATTGCCCAGTTTGTTGGAACAGGATATAAAATGTAGATTTTTATTAAAAATAAATTTTTCAATTAAATATAAATTATTTTTATTAATGGACAATAAATAATATAATTAAGCGATTAATTGATTTTGGTGATAAAATTACAAAAGATCAAAGAAGCAGTTTAAACCCATTCACTGGCAAAAGTCATTTTGATATAGTAAATGATGATAAGTTTCTAGAGGATTCCTATAGGCAATATTGCAGTATGGTCCAACAGGCTCAAGTTCTAGACAATGCGCCTGAAGGTCAATTGGTTAGGGCTGTTGCTGTAAGATTGATTAAGGCAGTGGAAGCATATCTTACACAAATTGGTAGAATGGACTATATTCAAGATTATTATGATTGGGATGTGCATTTATTGGCTGATAAAACAGTAAATGCATTTTGTATGCCTGGTGGAAAAATAGTGATGTTTTCAGGCATTCTTTCTATTGCAAATGCTGAAGAGAGAATAGCTTTCATTTTAGGTCATGAAATGGCACATGCATTGCTTGACCATTCAAGAACCCGTGCAAGTGTAGAAAGTGCTAAAAACACTGTTGCAACTGCTGGTTACTTTGGAAGCTTCATTTTAGATATCTTTGGTTTAGGTGCTATAGGAGACATTACAAGAGCATCAATCAATGCTGCAAACATCGGGTCTGACTTTTTATTCGTAAAGCCATTCGGAAGAGACCAGGAATTGGAAGCAGACAGACTAGGTATGTTGATCATTCATTGGGCAGGTTATGACATTAGTGGCATTCCTGCATTTTGGGAAAATATGAGTCAAAGAGGAGGAAATAATTTTGAATTCTTCTCAACACACCCTTCTGATGAAAAAAGGATTGCAAACATGAAAGCTTTAATCGCTGAGATTGACAGTGATAAGGATTTCACTAAAGGGCCTGTAATCGGTGATGCTAAACCAACAGCAGAATACGGTAAAGCAAATCCGACTACCCCTAATGCTTCAAAAGCCAATGTATGTCCGAAATGTGGAACTCAAATTGGTTCTGGAGACAATTTCTGTACCAATTGCGGTCAAAAGATTCAATAATTTTTAATCTAATTTAAAAAGTTTATTTTTTTAACTTTTTATCTTTTTATTCTTTTTTTTTTAATTTTTCACGTTCTTATAAAAACCTAATCAAACAATTCTTTAATCAAATATCTGCTTTTTTCTTCACTGTTCATGTTCTGTATTTTATAGTAATTCAAGAATCCCTCTTGAATATCATATACAAAAAACATTTTTCCATTTAATATTCCAATGTCAATTCCTTTAAAGAAGACATATTTTAAGTACAAATTAATCAGTTCCCTAGCTTCAAATTCTCCTTCTAAGTTTGCAAACAGATTGGATACAAACATGTCATGGGCTGTAAATGTGTCGAAGCGATAATAATTTTGACAAGCTCTCTCGGCATTGTTCAGATTGACTTCTAGGATATTAAAGAGCTTTTCAAATAACTTGTCATTTATGTTTGAATATTGATTTTTTATCTCATCATCAATTTCCTCATCCTCAAGGAATCTCATTATTCCATCTTCTTCAATTCTTCTCTTATATATAATTATCTCTTCATTGATGGTGTAATATGAATCCTTGATTTCCTCACAGTTTACATTGATTCCATTCACTTTCCTTTTTTCCTCATACTTCTTGTTTCTGTAATTCAATTGTCTCGGACTGCTTTCCCTTGTTGATTTTCTGATTTTTATTGGAGGAATTACCTTTTTGAAGAAATCTATCTTAAAGCTGTATTCTGTGTAGTAATCATAGTTTCTACACAGATATTCATTGTACTTCTCCTTATCTTCCAAGCAATTGTTTAGCTTGATGATTTTTCCGACTATGATTCCAAATAGTATTCCTTCCTTGAATATTTCATCATATGCCTGCTTAATTTTCTCTTGAAGCTCATCATATTCGTATCGGATTATGTCATTGGATTCAAGCAATATTTCAAGATCCATATTCACATCAATAAGATAATTGTGAATATTGTCTTCAACTCCCATGTTTTTCAATACAGGTTCTGTTATTTCCAAATGCTTTTCGTAAAGTTCATAGATTTCATTTATTAAATAGCTCATGATTTCACCTTTTTGATTCATAAATTCCTTTTATAAACACCCCCATGAATCCATAAATCCATTAATTTCATTTATTCCAATTATTCCATTAATTCCATATCCATAGATTTAAATGCTGACTTTGGTGTCGTATTTCTTATAGATATAATCGCTATGCTCCTTTTGAATATACATCATCGTTTCAGTTTCGGATAAGTTTTCCAATAGCTCATAAGGTATGATGTCCCTTTGAATATCTTCAATAACCAATCTCAGTCCGGTTCTGATTCCTATATCCAAACCCATATCTATCATGTATTCAAAGTAGTCTTCGATTATCTTCTTGATTTTATATTTCCCTCTTTTCTCTTTGAAAAATCTGGATTTTATTAATGGCCTTAAATTTTCACCATCAATTCGAATCTTTTTATTTGCTGTAAATTTGGCTTTTTTCCTATCTATTTCAAATTCATCTAAGAACTCTTCAAAAAGAATCTTCTTCAATTCCTTATGGTTATCATCAATTATTTTGGAGATGTATGCAACTGCGGATATTTCAACTTCAAGTTTGCTTGGATCATCATTTACAGATACTTTGAGTCTTCCAATCCCATCTTCCTCAACTTTTTCAAAATCGGATTTTGATTCATCAAAAGGAGGATAATATTCATGGTATTCCTTTAGATTTATATCAAAAATTTCACTTTTGCTTAGAGGAAATTCCAAGATTTTCTTTATCATATGAGCTTTGCCAAAGCCAATGCCCAATAATATCCCTTCCTTAATAATTTTCTCATAAAAAACATCTATAAGCTTAAAGGAATCCACTTCTTCATTTAAGAGATTAACACTATCTAAAATGACTATCAAATCGTTGTTTATATTTGGATACAGGAGACACTCCACATCAATTCCAAAGTGCTTTGTCATAAGGATGATGTTGTCATTTTCCTGCTTTTTATACTCTTGAAAAATTTCATCAATCATATATTTCACCTTAATAATGCTTAATGTTCTTTATTTTTTTATTTATCTTCATAATATAAATTATTATCGTTTATAAAAACTTTTTAGGATATTATAATAAAATTAAAGCAATTTTACAACTTTATTTTAATATTGATATCATTTCGTAATTTTTTGGTAAATTTTAAATCCTATAAAGTCTTTTTTATAGATGTTTATATTGAAAAATAAGCTTTAAAATAGTTCAATAAAAAAATTTTCTTAAAAGCAGTGTTTGAAAAATTTTTAAAATTTCCAATTCTTTATTTTTATAATTTTTATAAAATTTTAATAAATTTGCTATTATGGCATGGGTGATGTTGATAAGGTTTGTTTTGTTTTTTAAAAAAAGTTTTAGATATAAAATAATGAAGTGGATGTTTGATTAAATTAATATTCTAAAGAATAACTATTGAAAATATTGGTCGCATTTTTATTTAAATTAATAGAATTTATTTTGTGATTTTCCGCTTTTGTGATTATTATGTTTTTTCATATGATGTTTGTAAGAATCAGCAACTGCTCAACATAATTTAATTTTTATCCTCTCATCTAGTCTTGAGGTTCTTTTTCTTGAACTGTAATTGAAAATGAGGAATAGCTATTTTTATCAATCACTGGTGAGATTCCTCTGAATATGCATTCAAAGTCTCCAGTTCCTGCAATATTGAACTGAATGTCTTCTCCCAAGTTAAATTCCTCAAAGTAGTTCATAGTTTTAGTTGAATCTTCTACCGGAACGATGATATTGATTATCATTGATTGCTCTTTTTCATATATTTTCACGCCATTTAAATTGATGGATAATTCCTTTACTCTTGGATGTTTAATGTTTCCATACTGTTTTTTGAATATTACATAATTGTTTTCTTTCATAATACCACATCTTAATAGTTATTTATATAAATTTTGTTTAATATATATATAGTTATAAGTAATAAACAATTTAAACTAATTAATTTTTAAATAAAAATAATTTAAGAATTTGTGATAAAATGAACGATAATATAAAAAATTCTCAAGGAGTGGATTCCATATTAGGAGATCCTAAGAAGGCGTTATGGAAGATGTCCATTCCACTTATCATCTCATTGTTTATCACAAGTCTTTATAGCGTAATCGATGCCATTTGGGTATCTAGCTTAGGTGCAGATGCCTTGGCGGGTGTTGGTTTTGTAAGCCCTATTTTCATTGCACTCATGGGAATCGGTAATGGTTTAGGTGCAGGTTCTGCCTCTGCCTTATCAAAGTATATTGGTGAGGAAAATAGGCAGAAGGCAAATAACGGAGCCATTCATACTATTTTTATTACAGTAATCATTTCAGTAATTGCAACAATCATGCTACTTATTTTCCTAAATGACATTCTGCTTGGAATGGGTGCAGGAAGCACAATTGGCTATGCAATGGATTATGGGGTAATCCTATCCTTAGGTTCAATTCTTGTTATCTTATCAAATGCCTTATATGGGGTCCTTAGGGGAGAAGGTGATGCAAGCAGGACAATGTATGCAATGCTCTTTTCTTCAATTTTAAATATGGTATTAGACCCGATTTTTATTTATGGTCTGAATTTAGGCGTTAAAGGAGCAGCTATTGCAACATTGATTTCCCTATTGCTTGTAAATATTATTTTGTTTTATTGGTTCTATGTTAAGAAGGACACTTACTTAAAGCCATTCTTATCCAATTATAGATTTAGCAAATCAATTTCTATTGATATCTTGAAAGTGGGGTTGCCGGCAAGTTTGGAACTAATAAACAATGCATTGTTTGCGGCATTGTTCTCACTTTTGCTTGTTGTCGTGGCTTCAACTGATGCTGTTGCAGTATATTCAACTGGATGGAGAGTTGTGACAATTGCAACCACTCCTATCATTGCAATA from Methanobrevibacter ruminantium includes:
- a CDS encoding PaaI family thioesterase; this translates as MTTFESIEEAREFFNGDKFAAKLGIQLDELGEDYCICSVEVKEDFRNGFGAVMGGAIFTLGDFAFAVMSNQLHKLTVGLQVSINYLSGAKGEKLIAKATVRKDGRTTSVINVDITDDTGREIAQFVGTGYKM
- a CDS encoding sugar O-acetyltransferase → MLELNELLDIFNAGDALVMDVEAADACNYYSIEAQKITCELNYNFHDFDERRELFSKLIGKELDEEFRVFTPFFTDFGKNIHLGKNVFINAGCKFQDQGGIYIGDDVLIGHNVVMATLNHDENPQNRANLIAAPIKIGNNVWIGSNATILPGVTIGDGAIIAAGAVVTKDVDECSIVAGIPAKFIRKVKTDE
- a CDS encoding M48 family metalloprotease, coding for MVQQAQVLDNAPEGQLVRAVAVRLIKAVEAYLTQIGRMDYIQDYYDWDVHLLADKTVNAFCMPGGKIVMFSGILSIANAEERIAFILGHEMAHALLDHSRTRASVESAKNTVATAGYFGSFILDIFGLGAIGDITRASINAANIGSDFLFVKPFGRDQELEADRLGMLIIHWAGYDISGIPAFWENMSQRGGNNFEFFSTHPSDEKRIANMKALIAEIDSDKDFTKGPVIGDAKPTAEYGKANPTTPNASKANVCPKCGTQIGSGDNFCTNCGQKIQ
- a CDS encoding helix-turn-helix domain-containing protein — protein: MRILISNLKGKELLDIAMKNRIEKLVSVYTNYNETSLLDQYMMKENIKISTTSAIEASKQLTYIIRNSKEEGNEIFVATDGNFIGSILNFVANKEGADHIYYCFNDQAIQMPKLSINLSKTKMKILKTLEESEQTAILIGKNVGISRAMVYKHINSLMEDGLVGQTKQYEKYYLTNAGKMMII
- a CDS encoding queuosine precursor transporter, with product MDLNFDFTEKRVILTVFFCMAFTIANLITVKIININFLGMETPAGVLIYPLVYILTNVIADVYGERVAQRTLALGIAADVLFVFMTTLILFLPSPDFFTGDAALSFVFTQTPRILVASYISYLIGNLVNARLTTIVNKGKSYSSGINLAVIAFSQLIDNFVFIGLAFVGMYSVVDILIMIITHWALSLVWTVIAQPFTSMTVRWAEKGKPAED
- the gdhA gene encoding NADP-specific glutamate dehydrogenase is translated as MSYVDEVIDLIVKENPDEPEFHQAVKEVLESLRVVIEENEEQYRKDALLERLVNPERQIKFRVPWVDDNGQVQVNTGYRVQFNSAIGPYKGGLRFHPSVNVGIIKFLGFEQIFKNSLTGLPIGGGKGGSNFDPKGKSDREVMAFCQSFMTELCKYIGADTDVPAGDIGVGGREIGYLFGQYKRLQGLYEGVLTGKGLTFGGSLARTEATGYGLLYFTNAMLKANDIDIAGKTIAVSGAGNVAIYAIQKAQQLGGKPVTCSDSTGWIYDPEGIDVELLKEVKEVRRERLTAYAEARPSAEYHEGKGVWTVKCDIALPCATQNELQLEDAKTLVANGVTAVAEGANMPTTIEATEYLQENGVLFAPGKASNAGGVATSALEMSQNSQRLSWTFEEVDSKLQGIMENIFANVDAAAKDYGFEKNYVVGANIAGFLKVVDAMNAQGIV
- a CDS encoding MATE family efflux transporter, which produces MNDNIKNSQGVDSILGDPKKALWKMSIPLIISLFITSLYSVIDAIWVSSLGADALAGVGFVSPIFIALMGIGNGLGAGSASALSKYIGEENRQKANNGAIHTIFITVIISVIATIMLLIFLNDILLGMGAGSTIGYAMDYGVILSLGSILVILSNALYGVLRGEGDASRTMYAMLFSSILNMVLDPIFIYGLNLGVKGAAIATLISLLLVNIILFYWFYVKKDTYLKPFLSNYRFSKSISIDILKVGLPASLELINNALFAALFSLLLVVVASTDAVAVYSTGWRVVTIATTPIIAIATALISVVGANYGAKKYDEILVAHRYSMKIAILFGFIAAMVVYLFAPQIVSVFAYTGTSTRLTPPLIAFLSVIVIYFPTMGYGCTSTFVFQGTGNGITAMFQTILRETVFTLAFAILLAIVLGYGEYGAWWGIILGEIVVNTITMVWADLHIKRLIKSNKE